One Dreissena polymorpha isolate Duluth1 chromosome 9, UMN_Dpol_1.0, whole genome shotgun sequence genomic window carries:
- the LOC127843714 gene encoding endonuclease/exonuclease/phosphatase family domain-containing protein 1-like, which produces MGGMNSCCIPKKSGIEDDETKKSSFRKHRRQLSATFNMAVLGEEKGELVKNTLDINTAKEEKLMTLPGINRETAKKIVDYRRQIKGFKVIEDLALVSGVGAVKLKAIQHEICLKTDDDGKGDNFEAFLNGVIKKESKSVIVHLNSSNVFQLIKVKGIGKTLAEHIVTYRDKKGPFTNIDDLIKVKGIGPNVLSAIRPQLTLYENLATDSVSYASSKKSSNLNFNTSAIPSRTSDISLHSRNNSHDPLLNFQKDL; this is translated from the coding sequence ATGGGGGGTATGAACAGTTGTTGCATTCCAAAGAAAAGCGGAATTGAAGATGATGAAACAAAGAAGTCAAGTTTTCGTAAGCATCGAAGGCAACTTAGTGCGACTTTCAACATGGCGGTGTTGGGAGAAGAAAAAGGAGAACttgtaaaaaatacacttgaTATAAATACAGCGAAAGAAGAGAAACTAATGACCTTGCCTGGTATAAACCGTGAAACTGCAAAAAAGATTGTGGATTATCGTAGACAGATCAAGGGGTTTAAGGTGATCGAAGATTTAGCGCTAGTTTCAGGTGTTGGTGCGGTAAAATTGAAAGCGATTCAGCACGAAATATGTCTGAAAACAGACGATGACGGAAAAGGTGACAATTTTGAAGCTTTCTTAAATGGGGTTATTAAAAAGGAAAGTAAATCAGTGATTGTTCACTTGAATTCGTCAAATGTGTTCCAGTTGATCAAAGTTAAAGGAATAGGCAAAACTTTGGCTGAACATATAGTCACGTACAGGGATAAAAAGGGACCATTTACGAACATCGATGACTTGATAAAAGTGAAGGGTATAGGGCCAAATGTTTTAAGTGCAATTAGGCCACAGTTGACATTGTACGAAAACCTTGCTACAGACAGTGTGTCTTATGCTTCATCGAAAAAGTCATCTAATTTAAATTTCAATACCAGTGCAATACCTAGCAGAACGTCAGACATTTCTTTACATTCTCGCAATAATTCCCATGACCCGCTGTTGAATTTTCAAAAGGATCTTTAG